A region from the Cannabis sativa cultivar Pink pepper isolate KNU-18-1 chromosome 9, ASM2916894v1, whole genome shotgun sequence genome encodes:
- the LOC115723053 gene encoding protein ASPARTIC PROTEASE IN GUARD CELL 2, with translation MVTMLLTLQTPPFITPIIIALFLVLYSTTTCAATFSHPDFQHLDVKQTLSELSSDNLISPSAAESNVSEYQYEALHAETGGGKWKLKLIHRDKLVSLTSSTYENENEIESDRHYNRTNNSGHRTHSHLFHQRMKRDAQRVATLLSRLTNTTTTTKGSDTKYEVDDFGSDVVSGMNQGSGEYFIRIGVGSPARSQYVVIDSGSDIVWVQCQPCNQCYHQTDPVFDPAYSASYTGVSCSSAVCDRLENAGCHAGRCRYEVSYGDGSYTKGTLAIETLTLGRAVIKNVAIGCGHMNQGMFVGAAGLLGIGGGSMSFVGQLGGQTGGAFSYCLVSRGTDSPGSLEFGRGALPVGASWVPLVRNPRATSFYYIGLVGLGVGGVRIPISEDTFRLTDTGTGGVVMDTGTAVTRFPTAAYEAFRDAFIQQTGNLPRSSGVSIFDTCYDLYGFVSVRVPTISFYLSSGPILTLPARNFLIPVDDSGTFCFAFAPTPAELSIIGNIQQEGIQISFDGANGFVGFGPNVC, from the coding sequence ATGGTGACAATGTTACTAACCTTACAAACTCCTCCTTTCATAACACCAATAATAATAGCTCTATTTCTAGTCCTCTACTCTACCACCACCTGCGCCGCCACTTTCTCTCATCCCGATTTCCAACACCTAGACGTTAAACAGACACTCTCCGAACTAAGCTCTGATAACCTCATTTCTCCTTCCGCCGCCGAAAGTAACGTATCCGAGTACCAATACGAAGCTCTTCATGCCGAAACCGGCGGAGGAAAGTGGAAGCTTAAGCTTATCCATAGAGATAAGCTCGTGTCGTTAACATCTTCCActtatgaaaatgaaaatgaaattgaAAGTGATCGTCATTACAATCGGACTAACAATAGCGGTCATCGTACTCATAGCCACCTTTTCCATCAACGTATGAAGAGAGACGCTCAAAGAGTAGCTACCCTACTCAGCCGACTAACCAATACGACTACCACCACCAAAGGTTCCGACACGAAATACGAGGTGGATGATTTTGGTTCGGATGTGGTGTCGGGCATGAACCAAGGGAGTGGAGAGTACTTCATTCGGATCGGAGTTGGGTCTCCGGCCAGGAGTCAATACGTGGTGATTGACTCAGGTAGTGATATTGTGTGGGTCCAATGCCAGCCTTGCAACCAGTGTTACCACCAAACCGACCCAGTATTCGACCCGGCTTACTCAGCTTCCTACACCGGCGTCTCGTGCAGCTCCGCCGTGTGCGATCGGCTAGAGAACGCCGGTTGCCACGCGGGTCGGTGCCGGTACGAGGTTTCATACGGTGATGGGTCCTACACGAAAGGTACTCTGGCCATTGAGACTCTCACTTTGGGTCGAGCCGTGATCAAGAACGTGGCAATCGGGTGTGGGCATATGAACCAGGGCATGTTCGTCGGGGCGGCTGGTCTTTTGGGCATTGGTGGTGGGTCCATGTCGTTTGTGGGCCAGCTAGGCGGACAGACTGGCGGAGCATTTAGTTACTGTTTGGTGAGTCGGGGTACCGACTCACCCGGGTCACTCGAGTTCGGGCGTGGAGCATTGCCCGTGGGCGCATCATGGGTCCCCTTGGTTCGGAACCCACGTGCCACGAGCTTCTACTACATAGGACTCGTGGGTCTTGGAGTCGGAGGGGTTCGAATTCCCATTTCGGAGGATACTTTCAGGTTGACCGATACGGGTACGGGTGGGGTTGTGATGGACACCGGAACCGCCGTAACAAGGTTTCCCACGGCGGCTTACGAGGCTTTTCGCGACGCTTTTATTCAACAAACCGGGAACCTGCCACGGTCGTCTGGGGTATCGATATTTGACACGTGTTATGACTTGTATGGGTTCGTTTCGGTTCGGGTACCCACCATATCATTTTACTTGTCCAGTGGGCCCATCTTGACCTTGCCAGCTAGGAATTTTTTGATCCCGGTCGATGACTCGGGCACTTTCTGTTTCGCATTTGCTCCAACACCAGCTGAATTATCCATTATAGGGAATATTCAGCAAGAGGGTATTCAAATTTCCTTCGATGGAGCTAATGGGTTTGTGGGATTTGGTCCCAATGTGTGTTAG